A genomic window from Vitis riparia cultivar Riparia Gloire de Montpellier isolate 1030 chromosome 18, EGFV_Vit.rip_1.0, whole genome shotgun sequence includes:
- the LOC117907317 gene encoding peamaclein-like yields MATNKALTLVLVILCFVLVHELETNSGHLMTANAEKIDCKSKCAYRCSKAGWHKLCLRACNTCCERCNCVPPGTAGNEDVCPCYAKMTTHGGRHKCP; encoded by the exons ATGGCTACCAATAAGGCATTGACACTGGTGTTGGTCATCCTTTGTTTTGTTCTCGTTCATGAG TTGGAGACCAACAGTGGACATCTGATGACAGCTAATGCTGAAAAAATAG ACTGCAAATCCAAGTGTGCATACCGATGCAGCAAGGCGGGGTGGCATAAGCTATGTCTTAGAGCATGTAACACTTGCTGCGAGAGGTGTAACTGCGTGCCACCGGGTACTGCCGGCAACGAAGATGTCTGCCCTTGCTATGCCAAGATGACCACCCATGGTGGTAGGCACAAATGTCCTTAA
- the LOC117907969 gene encoding uncharacterized protein LOC117907969: MLGKSFASPLLTLDFAARLSFSSTDLATVAPNNLNFSNGILPNVTRGACTSLAATKKWELHSTAQTASITLNDEDRKAWEACKQALSVFQFSDEEEDKILGKAFGHVHSPYWSEERKKEVPQFEIVSEKLEYLRSLNLSDDDLGKLLKKFPEVLGCSLEEELRNNVQVLAKEWGIEGKSLKNVLLRNPKVLGYNVDCRGDCMAQCTRCWVRF, encoded by the exons ATGCTTGGAAAATCATTTGCTTCTCCTTTGCTGACCTTGGATTTTGCAGCACGCTTATCTTTTTCTAGT ACTGATCTTGCAACAGTTGCACCAAATAACTTGAACTTCTCAAATGGCATTCTACCAAATGTGACCAGAGGTGCTTGTACCTCCCTTGCTGCAACTAAGAAATGGGAGTTGCATTCAACGGCACAAACTGCAAGTATAACACTGAACGATGAAGATAGGAAGGCATGGGAAGCATGCAAACAAGCTCTGTCAGTGTTTCAGTTCAGTGATGAGGAGGAAGACAAGATCCTTGGGAAAGCATTTGGCCATGTCCATTCACCTTACTGGAGCGAAGAGCGGAAGAAAGAAGTCCCACAATTTGAAATCGTGAGTGAAAAACTGGAGTATTTGAGGAGTTTAAACCTTTCTGATGACGATCTGGGCAAGCTCCTGAAGAAATTCCCTGAAGTTCTCGGGTGCAGTCTTGAAGAGGAGCTGAGGAACAATGTACAGGTCTTAGCCAAGGAGTGGGGAATAGAAGGTAAATCACTAAAAAACGTTCTTCTTCGTAACCCAAAGGTACTGGGTTACAACGTGGACTGCAGGGGAGATTGTATGGCACAATGCACACGCTGCTGGGTTCGGTTTTAG